One window of Microbacterium sp. 1S1 genomic DNA carries:
- a CDS encoding SDR family oxidoreductase gives MSRDQYTFTNPVELYADIQPQKQHMREPGLDADLTPKADLGEESYRGTGRLTGRKALITGGDSGIGAATAIAFAREGADVAISYLPEEEQDASRIAGILREAGVTVATIPGDLRDPEYCRTLVAEAVAALGGLDILVNNGGKQVFQESLTDVTDEQFDDTFKTNVYAMFWITKAALPHLPAGSTIINTTSIQAYSPSDILVDYASTKSTINAFTKGLAQQLAPKGIRVNAVAPGPIWTPLQPSDGQPQEKIDQFGQDTPLGRMGQPAELAPAYVFLASPESSYVLGETLNVNGGMPTP, from the coding sequence ATGTCCCGCGACCAGTACACCTTCACCAACCCGGTCGAGCTCTACGCCGACATCCAGCCGCAGAAGCAGCACATGCGCGAGCCCGGCCTCGACGCGGACCTCACTCCGAAGGCCGACCTCGGCGAGGAGTCGTACCGCGGTACCGGGCGACTCACCGGCCGCAAGGCCCTGATCACCGGCGGCGACTCCGGCATCGGTGCGGCCACGGCGATCGCGTTCGCTCGCGAGGGCGCCGACGTCGCGATCTCCTACCTCCCGGAGGAGGAACAGGATGCGAGCCGTATCGCCGGGATCCTGCGTGAGGCAGGCGTCACCGTCGCCACCATCCCCGGCGACCTCCGCGATCCCGAGTACTGCCGCACGCTGGTGGCCGAAGCCGTCGCGGCGCTCGGCGGCCTCGACATCCTCGTCAACAACGGCGGCAAGCAGGTGTTCCAGGAGTCCCTGACCGATGTGACCGACGAGCAGTTCGACGACACGTTCAAGACCAACGTCTACGCGATGTTCTGGATCACGAAGGCAGCCCTGCCGCACCTGCCCGCCGGGTCGACGATCATCAACACGACATCGATCCAGGCCTACTCGCCGTCCGACATCCTCGTGGACTATGCGTCGACGAAGTCGACCATCAACGCGTTCACGAAGGGTCTCGCCCAGCAGCTCGCGCCGAAGGGCATCCGCGTGAACGCCGTCGCTCCGGGACCGATCTGGACTCCGCTGCAGCCGAGCGATGGCCAGCCGCAGGAGAAGATCGACCAGTTCGGCCAGGACACGCCCCTGGGGCGGATGGGTCAGCCCGCCGAGCTCGCCCCCGCGTACGTCTTCCTCGCATCCCCGGAGTCGAGCTACGTCC